One Rhodobacteraceae bacterium M385 genomic region harbors:
- a CDS encoding BCCT family transporter has protein sequence MTDESTNQGIPAPQGAADVIDTEYEIGQDNVDGSVGPFGFDIHNPVFAISGAAIVAFVFFTLALPEQASAIFQAMFDFTTKNFDWFLIGAADIVVIFALLLIVTPFGSVRLGGSTAKPDYTYLGWFSMLFAAGMGIGLMFYGVSEPLSHFSSSMGGAVSADGVRSDWAPLTGAAGDAEASIRLGMAATIYHWGLHPWGIYAIVGLALALFSYNKGLPLTIRSAFYPLFGDRVFGWPGHIIDILAVFATLFGLATSLGFGATQANAGLNELFGVPIGNTTEVILISAITAVALISVLRGLDGGVKILSEVNMGLAGLLAVFTLIVGPTAFLFAFFWDSLKAYVEFLPALANPFGREDVNFSQGWTAFYWAWWISWSPFVGMFIARVSRGRSVREFIICVLLIPSVVCVAWMSIFGGTAIHQVITDNFTGAQDAELPRQLFQMLGQLPLASITSFIGIVLVIVFFVTSSDSGSLVIDTITAGGKVDAPVPQRVFWCIFEGAVAIALLIGGGLAALQSMVISTGLLFTLVLLVMCYCIFRGLQSERAELK, from the coding sequence GTGACAGATGAAAGTACCAACCAAGGCATACCCGCGCCGCAAGGCGCCGCGGATGTCATCGACACCGAATATGAGATAGGACAAGACAACGTCGACGGGTCTGTTGGGCCGTTTGGCTTTGACATTCACAACCCGGTTTTCGCCATTTCTGGCGCGGCTATCGTGGCCTTTGTGTTCTTCACTTTGGCGTTGCCCGAACAGGCGAGCGCGATCTTCCAGGCCATGTTCGACTTCACCACAAAGAACTTCGACTGGTTCCTTATCGGCGCGGCTGACATCGTCGTTATTTTCGCGCTATTGTTGATTGTTACGCCCTTCGGCAGCGTGCGCCTTGGCGGGTCAACGGCGAAGCCGGATTACACATACCTCGGCTGGTTCTCGATGTTGTTTGCAGCGGGGATGGGCATTGGCCTGATGTTCTACGGCGTGTCAGAACCGCTGTCGCATTTCTCGTCTTCCATGGGCGGGGCCGTATCGGCCGATGGGGTTCGCTCGGACTGGGCGCCTTTGACCGGCGCGGCAGGCGATGCAGAGGCATCTATCCGCCTTGGCATGGCGGCCACCATCTATCACTGGGGGCTGCACCCTTGGGGTATCTACGCGATCGTCGGTCTGGCGCTGGCGTTGTTCAGCTATAACAAGGGCTTGCCCCTGACGATCCGGTCAGCTTTTTACCCGTTGTTCGGGGACCGTGTCTTCGGTTGGCCGGGCCATATCATCGACATTCTGGCCGTATTCGCGACGCTCTTTGGTTTGGCGACATCGCTGGGCTTCGGTGCCACTCAAGCCAACGCGGGCCTGAACGAGCTGTTCGGCGTTCCAATCGGTAACACCACCGAGGTTATCTTGATCTCGGCGATCACCGCCGTTGCGCTGATTTCGGTTCTCCGTGGTCTCGATGGCGGCGTGAAGATCCTGTCCGAGGTCAACATGGGCCTTGCGGGCTTGTTGGCGGTGTTCACGCTTATCGTTGGGCCAACGGCGTTCTTGTTCGCCTTCTTCTGGGATAGCCTGAAAGCGTATGTCGAGTTCCTGCCCGCCCTTGCCAATCCATTCGGGCGCGAAGACGTCAACTTCAGCCAAGGCTGGACGGCGTTCTATTGGGCGTGGTGGATCAGCTGGTCACCTTTCGTGGGCATGTTTATCGCCCGCGTCAGCCGGGGTCGTTCGGTGCGCGAGTTCATCATCTGCGTGCTTCTGATCCCATCCGTCGTGTGCGTCGCGTGGATGTCGATCTTTGGCGGCACCGCGATCCATCAGGTCATCACGGACAACTTCACCGGCGCACAGGATGCAGAGTTGCCCCGGCAGTTGTTCCAGATGTTGGGACAGCTTCCCTTGGCCTCCATCACGTCGTTTATCGGCATCGTGTTGGTCATCGTGTTCTTCGTGACATCCTCGGACTCTGGCTCGTTGGTGATCGACACGATCACTGCGGGTGGCAAGGTCGACGCGCCTGTTCCTCAGCGCGTGTTCTGGTGCATCTTTGAAGGTGCCGTCGCGATTGCCTTGCTGATTGGCGGTGGCCTTGCGGCGCTTCAGTCCATGGTCATTTCCACAGGGCTATTGTTCACGCTTGTGCTGTTGGTGATGTGCTATTGCATCTTCCGCGGCTTGCAGAGCGAGCGCGCTGAACTCAAGTAA
- a CDS encoding 5-formyltetrahydrofolate cyclo-ligase — translation MEDDDHGGTAPCTAHLLINGEPIDPTTAQDVARFRTAERARLMAARRRLSTDDRARLTATLAETLAPIVGPESGKKIAVYWPIRGEPDLRGWMNQAHDAGAEVLLPVVIEKNAPLIFRTWSPDCAMTRGIWNIPVPAQGSEETPDIVISPLLGVDRSCFRLGNGGGYYDRTLAQLRPRPRIVGVGFPDCVMDTIFPMPWDIAMDTVVLADGAVYGQQ, via the coding sequence ATGGAGGACGATGATCACGGAGGAACGGCCCCGTGTACCGCCCATCTGCTGATAAACGGTGAGCCGATTGATCCCACCACGGCCCAGGACGTGGCGCGTTTCCGCACCGCCGAGCGCGCCCGGCTGATGGCTGCACGTCGGCGCCTGTCCACCGATGATCGCGCTCGGTTGACGGCAACTCTGGCCGAAACACTCGCCCCGATCGTCGGGCCGGAAAGCGGTAAGAAGATCGCGGTCTATTGGCCGATCCGGGGGGAGCCAGATTTGCGCGGGTGGATGAACCAGGCCCATGACGCGGGGGCTGAGGTGTTGCTTCCTGTGGTCATCGAAAAGAACGCCCCTCTGATTTTTCGGACGTGGTCACCGGATTGCGCGATGACACGGGGGATTTGGAACATTCCCGTCCCCGCCCAAGGGTCCGAAGAAACGCCCGACATCGTGATTTCGCCGTTGCTTGGAGTCGACAGATCTTGTTTTCGCCTTGGCAATGGCGGCGGATATTACGACCGGACCTTGGCGCAACTTCGCCCGCGCCCGAGGATCGTCGGCGTCGGTTTTCCCGATTGCGTTATGGACACGATCTTTCCGATGCCGTGGGATATCGCGATGGACACGGTCGTGTTGGCTGATGGCGCAGTCTACGGGCAGCAGTG